From Oncorhynchus mykiss isolate Arlee chromosome 6, USDA_OmykA_1.1, whole genome shotgun sequence, the proteins below share one genomic window:
- the lnpep gene encoding leucyl-cystinyl aminopeptidase isoform X2, producing the protein MEDPFDSERASLPRNMIENSMFEEEPDVVDLAKDSTAFPEFPALDPDEVVYEPRSSRLLVRGLGENDLDDEEEDYESSARLLGMSFMNRSSTRSPSASPYIRQAPPRSCSRPSARMLVVGVFILVLVTSMAMVLYFLPGCTFTKTGCPKANSSTPMELVYPKSTTGEMFPWNELRLPASVRPVNYDLSLTPNLTSMTFTGRTIINMIIQHNTKRVVLHSSEINIIKATFQVGEGKSVEVKVLEYKPWQQIAVSFPGDLKEGQVCVLTLDYTANLSHTYDGFYNSSYNDKTGAKRVLAATQFEPQAARKAFPCFDEPAFKATFLVRITREPEYIALSNMPKAKTTTLPSGMLEDEFEQTSVNMSTYLVAFIVANFTSITRNVSNTLVSVYSVPEKKEHTQYALDTASRLLQFYNTVFDIDYPLRKLDLVAIPDFLAGAMENWGLITFRETSLLVQNQSSLLDKQLIANVVAHELAHQWFGNLVTMRWWNDLWLSEGFATYWQYASLMTEFPQLYLGNVFLEERFKAMAKDSLNSSHPVSVSAQVTTPEQVSEMFDSITYEKGASLLLMLNSTLPDGQFRKGLLEYLRQYRGSNTVTDDLWNSITRVQVLPQQESVSDMMRTWTLQKGFPLVTVSRKGGEVTLTQEHFLLSTDNTTHTSSLWHIPVTYVNDSCSSAPSCRQMFTLRNKTATLKVSESVKWLKLNYMNTGFYIVHYGDEGWTALIDALKTDVSTLTPHDRASLIHNIFSLSRLGRVSFRQVLSLLDYTTNETETAPLTEALTQLSSVYRLLDKRPELRLVARMKAYILGHFGPLMDSQDWGVEESVSSQERRSALLELACSLGRKNCTDQATALYEQWTNSNQTNRIPGDLQRVVFSVAAQSDSGWLSLLDTYRLTTYDSEKRKILQALASTQDPRRIVWILSTVLEGGIIHTQELPLVISTVSDGFAGHLFVWDFVKESWDRIIEKFPVGSYSIQSIVKSTTSQFSTQTHLEEVQGFFSSLKERGSQMRSVQEALETIRLNQHWMDRNLATLRDWL; encoded by the exons ATGGAGGACCCATTTGACAGTG AGCGAGCGTCCCTGCCCAGGAACATGATAGAGAACAGTATGTTTGAGGAGGAACCTGACGTAGTGGACCTGGCCAAAGACTCTACAGCCTTCCCG gAGTTCCCAGCGTTGGACCCAGATGAGGTGGTGTACGAGCCCCGTAGCTCCCGTCTGCTGGTGCGAGGCCTGGGAGAGAACGACCTGGACGATGAGGAGGAGGACTATGAGTCGTCAGCCCGTCTACTGGGCATGTCCTTCATGAACAGAAGCTCCACCCGCAGTCCTAGCGCCTCCCCTTATATCAGACAGGCTCCACCCAG GTCATGTTCCCGCCCCTCTGCCCGTATGCTGGTGGTGGGCGTGTTCATCTTGGTACTGGTCACGTCCATGGCGATGGTTCTCTATTTCCTGCCTGGCTGTACCTTcactaag ACTGGCTGTCCTAAGGCTAACTCCTCCACTCCTATGGAGCTGGTTTATCCTAAAAGCACCACTGGGGAGATGTTTCCTTGGAATGAGCTCCGCCTCCCAGCCAGTGTACGACCTGTAAACTACGACCTCTCCCTGACCCCTAACCTGACTTCCATGACCTTCACCGGCCGCACCATCATCAACATGATTATACAACACAACACCAAGCGCGTCGTTTTGCACAGCTCCGAGATCAATATCATCAAGGCAACCTTTCAG GTTGGAGAGGGTAAGAGTGTTGAGGTGAAGGTGTTGGAGTATAAACCATGGCAGCAGATAGCTGTCAGCTTCCCAGGGGATCTGAAGGaaggccaggtgtgtgtgttaacattgGACTACACAGCCAACCTTTCACACACCTACGACGGCTTCTATAACAGCTCCTACAATGACAAGACTGGAGCCAAGAG GGTCCTAGCTGCCACACAGTTTGAGCCCCAGGCAGCCAGAAAGGCCTTCCCCTGTTTTGACGAGCCGGCCTTTAAAGCCACTTTCCTGGTCAGGATCACCAGAGAACCTGAATACATCGCTCTGTCCAACATGCCCAag GCTAAGACGACTACATTACCCAGCGGCATGCTGGAGGATGAGTTTGAGCAGACTAGTGTTAATATGAGCACCTACCTGGTGGCCTTCATCGTAGCCAACTTCACCAGCATCACTAGAAATGTGTCCAATACACTG gtgtCGGTGTACTCTGTGCCAGAGAAGAAGGAACACACACAATATGCTCTGGACACCGCGTCCAGGTTGCTGCAGTTCTACAATACCGTATTTGACATCGACTACCCTCTGAGGAAactgg ACCTGGTTGCTATCCCAGACTTCCTGGCGGGAGCGATGGAGAACTGGGGTCTGATCACCTTTAGAGAGACCAGCCTTTTGGTACAAAACCAGTCCTCTCTTCTCGACAAACAACTAATCGCTAACGTCGTAGCCCACGAACTCGCTCACCAG TGGTTTGGGAACCTGGTGACGATGCGCTGGTGGAATGACCTGTGGCTCAGCGAGGGCTTCGCCACCTACTGGCAGTACGCATCTCTAATGACAGAGTTCCCACAGCTGTACCTA GGCAATGTGTTCCTGGAGGAGCGGTTCAAGGCGATGGCCAAAGATTCTCTAAACTCCTCCCACCCAGTCTCCGTGTCGGCCCAGGTGACCACACCTGAACAGGTGTCTGAGATGTTTGACTCGATCACCTATGAGAAG GGTGCGTCCCTCCTGCTGATGTTGAACTCCACTCTGCCAGACGGTCAGTTCAGGAAAGGTCTCCTCGAGTATCTGCGTCAATACAGAGGATCTAACACTGTTACTGATGACCTCTGGAACAGCATCACACGG GTCCAAGTGCTTCCCCAGCAGGAGAGTGTGTCAGACATGATGAGAACATGGACACTGCAGAAAGGCTTCCCATTGGTTACCGTCAGCCGCAAGGGTGGTGAGGTGACCCTCACACAGGAACACTTCCTGCTCTCCACAgacaacaccacacacacctccag CCTGTGGCACATCCCTGTGACATATGTGAATGACAGCTGTAGCTCCGCCCCTTCCTGCAGACAGATGTTCACTCTGAGGAATAAGACAG CGACTCTGAAGGTGTCAGAGAGTGTTAAGTGGCTGAAGTTGAACTACATGAACACAGGCTTCTATATAGTTCACTATGGAGACGAGGGCTGGACAGCTCTCATAGACGCTCTAAAGACTGACGTCAGCACACTCACACCCCACGACCGCGCTTCGCTCATACACAACATCTTCTCCCTAtccag GCTGGGTCGTGTGTCCTTCCGTCAGGTTCTCAGCCTGTTGGACTATACTACCAATGAGACTGAGACTGCTCCTCTGACAGAGGCCCTAACACAGCTCAGCTCTGTCTACAGACTACTGGACAAGAGACCGGAGCTAAGACTGGTGGCCCGCATGAAG GCGTACATCTTGGGTCATTTTGGCCCTCTGATGGACAGTCAGGACtggggagtggaggagagcgTCTCCAGTCAGGAGCGGAGGTCAGCCCTTCTAGAGTTGGCATGTAGTCTTGGACGGAAGAACTGTACTGACCAGGCCACGGCCCTCTATGAACAGTGGACCAACTCCAACCAAACCAATCG CATCCCAGGTGATCTTCAGCGAGTGGTGTTTTCTGTAGCAGCCCAGTCTGACTCTGGTTGGCTGTCTCTGCTGGACACCTACAGACTCACCACTTACGACTCGGAGAAACGCAAGATACTGCAGGCCCTCGCCTCCACACAGGACCCACGACGCATCGTATG GATTCTGAGTACGGTGCTCGAGGGAGGGATTATCCACACCCAGGAGCTGCCACTGGTCATCAGCACTGTGAGCGACGGCTTCGCTGGCCACTTGTTCGTCTGGGACTTTGTCAAAGAGAGCTGGGACAGGATCATAGAGAA gtttccAGTGGGGTCCTATTCCATCCAGAGCATCGTCAAGTCCACCACCTCCCAGTTCTCTACTCAGACACACCTGGAGGAA GTCCAGGGTTTCTTCTCCAGTCTGAAGGAGCGGGGCTCTCAGATGCGTAGCGTCCAGGAGGCTTTAGAGACCATCAGACTGAACCAGCACTGGATGGACAGGAACCTCGCAACACTTAGAGACTGGCTCTAA
- the lnpep gene encoding leucyl-cystinyl aminopeptidase isoform X3: MIENSMFEEEPDVVDLAKDSTAFPEFPALDPDEVVYEPRSSRLLVRGLGENDLDDEEEDYESSARLLGMSFMNRSSTRSPSASPYIRQAPPRSCSRPSARMLVVGVFILVLVTSMAMVLYFLPGCTFTKTGCPKANSSTPMELVYPKSTTGEMFPWNELRLPASVRPVNYDLSLTPNLTSMTFTGRTIINMIIQHNTKRVVLHSSEINIIKATFQVGEGKSVEVKVLEYKPWQQIAVSFPGDLKEGQVCVLTLDYTANLSHTYDGFYNSSYNDKTGAKRVLAATQFEPQAARKAFPCFDEPAFKATFLVRITREPEYIALSNMPKAKTTTLPSGMLEDEFEQTSVNMSTYLVAFIVANFTSITRNVSNTLVSVYSVPEKKEHTQYALDTASRLLQFYNTVFDIDYPLRKLDLVAIPDFLAGAMENWGLITFRETSLLVQNQSSLLDKQLIANVVAHELAHQWFGNLVTMRWWNDLWLSEGFATYWQYASLMTEFPQLYLGNVFLEERFKAMAKDSLNSSHPVSVSAQVTTPEQVSEMFDSITYEKGASLLLMLNSTLPDGQFRKGLLEYLRQYRGSNTVTDDLWNSITRVAVVQVLPQQESVSDMMRTWTLQKGFPLVTVSRKGGEVTLTQEHFLLSTDNTTHTSSLWHIPVTYVNDSCSSAPSCRQMFTLRNKTATLKVSESVKWLKLNYMNTGFYIVHYGDEGWTALIDALKTDVSTLTPHDRASLIHNIFSLSRLGRVSFRQVLSLLDYTTNETETAPLTEALTQLSSVYRLLDKRPELRLVARMKAYILGHFGPLMDSQDWGVEESVSSQERRSALLELACSLGRKNCTDQATALYEQWTNSNQTNRIPGDLQRVVFSVAAQSDSGWLSLLDTYRLTTYDSEKRKILQALASTQDPRRIVWILSTVLEGGIIHTQELPLVISTVSDGFAGHLFVWDFVKESWDRIIEKFPVGSYSIQSIVKSTTSQFSTQTHLEEVQGFFSSLKERGSQMRSVQEALETIRLNQHWMDRNLATLRDWL, encoded by the exons ATGATAGAGAACAGTATGTTTGAGGAGGAACCTGACGTAGTGGACCTGGCCAAAGACTCTACAGCCTTCCCG gAGTTCCCAGCGTTGGACCCAGATGAGGTGGTGTACGAGCCCCGTAGCTCCCGTCTGCTGGTGCGAGGCCTGGGAGAGAACGACCTGGACGATGAGGAGGAGGACTATGAGTCGTCAGCCCGTCTACTGGGCATGTCCTTCATGAACAGAAGCTCCACCCGCAGTCCTAGCGCCTCCCCTTATATCAGACAGGCTCCACCCAG GTCATGTTCCCGCCCCTCTGCCCGTATGCTGGTGGTGGGCGTGTTCATCTTGGTACTGGTCACGTCCATGGCGATGGTTCTCTATTTCCTGCCTGGCTGTACCTTcactaag ACTGGCTGTCCTAAGGCTAACTCCTCCACTCCTATGGAGCTGGTTTATCCTAAAAGCACCACTGGGGAGATGTTTCCTTGGAATGAGCTCCGCCTCCCAGCCAGTGTACGACCTGTAAACTACGACCTCTCCCTGACCCCTAACCTGACTTCCATGACCTTCACCGGCCGCACCATCATCAACATGATTATACAACACAACACCAAGCGCGTCGTTTTGCACAGCTCCGAGATCAATATCATCAAGGCAACCTTTCAG GTTGGAGAGGGTAAGAGTGTTGAGGTGAAGGTGTTGGAGTATAAACCATGGCAGCAGATAGCTGTCAGCTTCCCAGGGGATCTGAAGGaaggccaggtgtgtgtgttaacattgGACTACACAGCCAACCTTTCACACACCTACGACGGCTTCTATAACAGCTCCTACAATGACAAGACTGGAGCCAAGAG GGTCCTAGCTGCCACACAGTTTGAGCCCCAGGCAGCCAGAAAGGCCTTCCCCTGTTTTGACGAGCCGGCCTTTAAAGCCACTTTCCTGGTCAGGATCACCAGAGAACCTGAATACATCGCTCTGTCCAACATGCCCAag GCTAAGACGACTACATTACCCAGCGGCATGCTGGAGGATGAGTTTGAGCAGACTAGTGTTAATATGAGCACCTACCTGGTGGCCTTCATCGTAGCCAACTTCACCAGCATCACTAGAAATGTGTCCAATACACTG gtgtCGGTGTACTCTGTGCCAGAGAAGAAGGAACACACACAATATGCTCTGGACACCGCGTCCAGGTTGCTGCAGTTCTACAATACCGTATTTGACATCGACTACCCTCTGAGGAAactgg ACCTGGTTGCTATCCCAGACTTCCTGGCGGGAGCGATGGAGAACTGGGGTCTGATCACCTTTAGAGAGACCAGCCTTTTGGTACAAAACCAGTCCTCTCTTCTCGACAAACAACTAATCGCTAACGTCGTAGCCCACGAACTCGCTCACCAG TGGTTTGGGAACCTGGTGACGATGCGCTGGTGGAATGACCTGTGGCTCAGCGAGGGCTTCGCCACCTACTGGCAGTACGCATCTCTAATGACAGAGTTCCCACAGCTGTACCTA GGCAATGTGTTCCTGGAGGAGCGGTTCAAGGCGATGGCCAAAGATTCTCTAAACTCCTCCCACCCAGTCTCCGTGTCGGCCCAGGTGACCACACCTGAACAGGTGTCTGAGATGTTTGACTCGATCACCTATGAGAAG GGTGCGTCCCTCCTGCTGATGTTGAACTCCACTCTGCCAGACGGTCAGTTCAGGAAAGGTCTCCTCGAGTATCTGCGTCAATACAGAGGATCTAACACTGTTACTGATGACCTCTGGAACAGCATCACACGGGTAGCAGTG GTCCAAGTGCTTCCCCAGCAGGAGAGTGTGTCAGACATGATGAGAACATGGACACTGCAGAAAGGCTTCCCATTGGTTACCGTCAGCCGCAAGGGTGGTGAGGTGACCCTCACACAGGAACACTTCCTGCTCTCCACAgacaacaccacacacacctccag CCTGTGGCACATCCCTGTGACATATGTGAATGACAGCTGTAGCTCCGCCCCTTCCTGCAGACAGATGTTCACTCTGAGGAATAAGACAG CGACTCTGAAGGTGTCAGAGAGTGTTAAGTGGCTGAAGTTGAACTACATGAACACAGGCTTCTATATAGTTCACTATGGAGACGAGGGCTGGACAGCTCTCATAGACGCTCTAAAGACTGACGTCAGCACACTCACACCCCACGACCGCGCTTCGCTCATACACAACATCTTCTCCCTAtccag GCTGGGTCGTGTGTCCTTCCGTCAGGTTCTCAGCCTGTTGGACTATACTACCAATGAGACTGAGACTGCTCCTCTGACAGAGGCCCTAACACAGCTCAGCTCTGTCTACAGACTACTGGACAAGAGACCGGAGCTAAGACTGGTGGCCCGCATGAAG GCGTACATCTTGGGTCATTTTGGCCCTCTGATGGACAGTCAGGACtggggagtggaggagagcgTCTCCAGTCAGGAGCGGAGGTCAGCCCTTCTAGAGTTGGCATGTAGTCTTGGACGGAAGAACTGTACTGACCAGGCCACGGCCCTCTATGAACAGTGGACCAACTCCAACCAAACCAATCG CATCCCAGGTGATCTTCAGCGAGTGGTGTTTTCTGTAGCAGCCCAGTCTGACTCTGGTTGGCTGTCTCTGCTGGACACCTACAGACTCACCACTTACGACTCGGAGAAACGCAAGATACTGCAGGCCCTCGCCTCCACACAGGACCCACGACGCATCGTATG GATTCTGAGTACGGTGCTCGAGGGAGGGATTATCCACACCCAGGAGCTGCCACTGGTCATCAGCACTGTGAGCGACGGCTTCGCTGGCCACTTGTTCGTCTGGGACTTTGTCAAAGAGAGCTGGGACAGGATCATAGAGAA gtttccAGTGGGGTCCTATTCCATCCAGAGCATCGTCAAGTCCACCACCTCCCAGTTCTCTACTCAGACACACCTGGAGGAA GTCCAGGGTTTCTTCTCCAGTCTGAAGGAGCGGGGCTCTCAGATGCGTAGCGTCCAGGAGGCTTTAGAGACCATCAGACTGAACCAGCACTGGATGGACAGGAACCTCGCAACACTTAGAGACTGGCTCTAA
- the lnpep gene encoding leucyl-cystinyl aminopeptidase isoform X1, with translation MEDPFDSERASLPRNMIENSMFEEEPDVVDLAKDSTAFPEFPALDPDEVVYEPRSSRLLVRGLGENDLDDEEEDYESSARLLGMSFMNRSSTRSPSASPYIRQAPPRSCSRPSARMLVVGVFILVLVTSMAMVLYFLPGCTFTKTGCPKANSSTPMELVYPKSTTGEMFPWNELRLPASVRPVNYDLSLTPNLTSMTFTGRTIINMIIQHNTKRVVLHSSEINIIKATFQVGEGKSVEVKVLEYKPWQQIAVSFPGDLKEGQVCVLTLDYTANLSHTYDGFYNSSYNDKTGAKRVLAATQFEPQAARKAFPCFDEPAFKATFLVRITREPEYIALSNMPKAKTTTLPSGMLEDEFEQTSVNMSTYLVAFIVANFTSITRNVSNTLVSVYSVPEKKEHTQYALDTASRLLQFYNTVFDIDYPLRKLDLVAIPDFLAGAMENWGLITFRETSLLVQNQSSLLDKQLIANVVAHELAHQWFGNLVTMRWWNDLWLSEGFATYWQYASLMTEFPQLYLGNVFLEERFKAMAKDSLNSSHPVSVSAQVTTPEQVSEMFDSITYEKGASLLLMLNSTLPDGQFRKGLLEYLRQYRGSNTVTDDLWNSITRVAVVQVLPQQESVSDMMRTWTLQKGFPLVTVSRKGGEVTLTQEHFLLSTDNTTHTSSLWHIPVTYVNDSCSSAPSCRQMFTLRNKTATLKVSESVKWLKLNYMNTGFYIVHYGDEGWTALIDALKTDVSTLTPHDRASLIHNIFSLSRLGRVSFRQVLSLLDYTTNETETAPLTEALTQLSSVYRLLDKRPELRLVARMKAYILGHFGPLMDSQDWGVEESVSSQERRSALLELACSLGRKNCTDQATALYEQWTNSNQTNRIPGDLQRVVFSVAAQSDSGWLSLLDTYRLTTYDSEKRKILQALASTQDPRRIVWILSTVLEGGIIHTQELPLVISTVSDGFAGHLFVWDFVKESWDRIIEKFPVGSYSIQSIVKSTTSQFSTQTHLEEVQGFFSSLKERGSQMRSVQEALETIRLNQHWMDRNLATLRDWL, from the exons ATGGAGGACCCATTTGACAGTG AGCGAGCGTCCCTGCCCAGGAACATGATAGAGAACAGTATGTTTGAGGAGGAACCTGACGTAGTGGACCTGGCCAAAGACTCTACAGCCTTCCCG gAGTTCCCAGCGTTGGACCCAGATGAGGTGGTGTACGAGCCCCGTAGCTCCCGTCTGCTGGTGCGAGGCCTGGGAGAGAACGACCTGGACGATGAGGAGGAGGACTATGAGTCGTCAGCCCGTCTACTGGGCATGTCCTTCATGAACAGAAGCTCCACCCGCAGTCCTAGCGCCTCCCCTTATATCAGACAGGCTCCACCCAG GTCATGTTCCCGCCCCTCTGCCCGTATGCTGGTGGTGGGCGTGTTCATCTTGGTACTGGTCACGTCCATGGCGATGGTTCTCTATTTCCTGCCTGGCTGTACCTTcactaag ACTGGCTGTCCTAAGGCTAACTCCTCCACTCCTATGGAGCTGGTTTATCCTAAAAGCACCACTGGGGAGATGTTTCCTTGGAATGAGCTCCGCCTCCCAGCCAGTGTACGACCTGTAAACTACGACCTCTCCCTGACCCCTAACCTGACTTCCATGACCTTCACCGGCCGCACCATCATCAACATGATTATACAACACAACACCAAGCGCGTCGTTTTGCACAGCTCCGAGATCAATATCATCAAGGCAACCTTTCAG GTTGGAGAGGGTAAGAGTGTTGAGGTGAAGGTGTTGGAGTATAAACCATGGCAGCAGATAGCTGTCAGCTTCCCAGGGGATCTGAAGGaaggccaggtgtgtgtgttaacattgGACTACACAGCCAACCTTTCACACACCTACGACGGCTTCTATAACAGCTCCTACAATGACAAGACTGGAGCCAAGAG GGTCCTAGCTGCCACACAGTTTGAGCCCCAGGCAGCCAGAAAGGCCTTCCCCTGTTTTGACGAGCCGGCCTTTAAAGCCACTTTCCTGGTCAGGATCACCAGAGAACCTGAATACATCGCTCTGTCCAACATGCCCAag GCTAAGACGACTACATTACCCAGCGGCATGCTGGAGGATGAGTTTGAGCAGACTAGTGTTAATATGAGCACCTACCTGGTGGCCTTCATCGTAGCCAACTTCACCAGCATCACTAGAAATGTGTCCAATACACTG gtgtCGGTGTACTCTGTGCCAGAGAAGAAGGAACACACACAATATGCTCTGGACACCGCGTCCAGGTTGCTGCAGTTCTACAATACCGTATTTGACATCGACTACCCTCTGAGGAAactgg ACCTGGTTGCTATCCCAGACTTCCTGGCGGGAGCGATGGAGAACTGGGGTCTGATCACCTTTAGAGAGACCAGCCTTTTGGTACAAAACCAGTCCTCTCTTCTCGACAAACAACTAATCGCTAACGTCGTAGCCCACGAACTCGCTCACCAG TGGTTTGGGAACCTGGTGACGATGCGCTGGTGGAATGACCTGTGGCTCAGCGAGGGCTTCGCCACCTACTGGCAGTACGCATCTCTAATGACAGAGTTCCCACAGCTGTACCTA GGCAATGTGTTCCTGGAGGAGCGGTTCAAGGCGATGGCCAAAGATTCTCTAAACTCCTCCCACCCAGTCTCCGTGTCGGCCCAGGTGACCACACCTGAACAGGTGTCTGAGATGTTTGACTCGATCACCTATGAGAAG GGTGCGTCCCTCCTGCTGATGTTGAACTCCACTCTGCCAGACGGTCAGTTCAGGAAAGGTCTCCTCGAGTATCTGCGTCAATACAGAGGATCTAACACTGTTACTGATGACCTCTGGAACAGCATCACACGGGTAGCAGTG GTCCAAGTGCTTCCCCAGCAGGAGAGTGTGTCAGACATGATGAGAACATGGACACTGCAGAAAGGCTTCCCATTGGTTACCGTCAGCCGCAAGGGTGGTGAGGTGACCCTCACACAGGAACACTTCCTGCTCTCCACAgacaacaccacacacacctccag CCTGTGGCACATCCCTGTGACATATGTGAATGACAGCTGTAGCTCCGCCCCTTCCTGCAGACAGATGTTCACTCTGAGGAATAAGACAG CGACTCTGAAGGTGTCAGAGAGTGTTAAGTGGCTGAAGTTGAACTACATGAACACAGGCTTCTATATAGTTCACTATGGAGACGAGGGCTGGACAGCTCTCATAGACGCTCTAAAGACTGACGTCAGCACACTCACACCCCACGACCGCGCTTCGCTCATACACAACATCTTCTCCCTAtccag GCTGGGTCGTGTGTCCTTCCGTCAGGTTCTCAGCCTGTTGGACTATACTACCAATGAGACTGAGACTGCTCCTCTGACAGAGGCCCTAACACAGCTCAGCTCTGTCTACAGACTACTGGACAAGAGACCGGAGCTAAGACTGGTGGCCCGCATGAAG GCGTACATCTTGGGTCATTTTGGCCCTCTGATGGACAGTCAGGACtggggagtggaggagagcgTCTCCAGTCAGGAGCGGAGGTCAGCCCTTCTAGAGTTGGCATGTAGTCTTGGACGGAAGAACTGTACTGACCAGGCCACGGCCCTCTATGAACAGTGGACCAACTCCAACCAAACCAATCG CATCCCAGGTGATCTTCAGCGAGTGGTGTTTTCTGTAGCAGCCCAGTCTGACTCTGGTTGGCTGTCTCTGCTGGACACCTACAGACTCACCACTTACGACTCGGAGAAACGCAAGATACTGCAGGCCCTCGCCTCCACACAGGACCCACGACGCATCGTATG GATTCTGAGTACGGTGCTCGAGGGAGGGATTATCCACACCCAGGAGCTGCCACTGGTCATCAGCACTGTGAGCGACGGCTTCGCTGGCCACTTGTTCGTCTGGGACTTTGTCAAAGAGAGCTGGGACAGGATCATAGAGAA gtttccAGTGGGGTCCTATTCCATCCAGAGCATCGTCAAGTCCACCACCTCCCAGTTCTCTACTCAGACACACCTGGAGGAA GTCCAGGGTTTCTTCTCCAGTCTGAAGGAGCGGGGCTCTCAGATGCGTAGCGTCCAGGAGGCTTTAGAGACCATCAGACTGAACCAGCACTGGATGGACAGGAACCTCGCAACACTTAGAGACTGGCTCTAA